One bacterium BMS3Abin08 genomic region harbors:
- the fabG_3 gene encoding 3-oxoacyl-[acyl-carrier-protein] reductase FabG has translation MGEKLLSDKVAIVTGGARGIGRSIVKTLCKAGAVCVFSYRKSHDLAEALSIEIGAGGGETLFFEYDVRDFEGAKGLIEKTREKFGRVDILINNAGITRDRTLMMMGREDWVSVIDTDLTGVFNTTRACIVTFLKQRSGNIVNISSVSGIKPVAGQVNYAAAKAGVIGFTKALAKEVAPYNIRVNAVAPGFIDTDMTAEMSDKYKEGLIKGIPVGRFGRTDEVARAVLFLVSDEAGYITGQTIQIDGGLGI, from the coding sequence ATGGGAGAAAAATTACTTTCAGATAAGGTTGCAATAGTCACGGGAGGAGCAAGGGGGATAGGACGCTCAATAGTAAAGACCCTTTGCAAGGCAGGAGCTGTCTGCGTATTCAGTTACCGGAAAAGTCATGATCTTGCAGAGGCACTCTCCATAGAGATAGGCGCCGGGGGTGGAGAAACCCTGTTTTTTGAGTACGATGTCAGGGATTTTGAAGGCGCAAAAGGCTTGATTGAGAAAACGCGGGAAAAGTTCGGAAGGGTTGATATACTAATAAACAACGCCGGGATTACGAGGGACAGGACCCTCATGATGATGGGACGTGAGGACTGGGTTTCCGTTATAGATACGGACCTGACAGGGGTCTTCAATACAACCCGTGCCTGTATCGTCACCTTCCTGAAACAGAGAAGTGGAAACATTGTAAACATATCCTCTGTTAGCGGGATAAAACCTGTCGCGGGACAGGTCAACTACGCAGCGGCAAAGGCAGGTGTGATAGGGTTTACCAAAGCGCTTGCAAAAGAAGTGGCCCCCTATAATATAAGGGTGAACGCTGTAGCTCCCGGTTTCATAGATACTGATATGACGGCAGAGATGAGTGATAAATACAAAGAGGGGCTGATCAAGGGGATACCGGTTGGAAGGTTTGGAAGGACAGACGAGGTTGCAAGAGCCGTGCTTTTTCTGGTCAGTGATGAAGCAGGGTATATTACCGGACAGACCATACAGATTGATGGCGGTCTCGGTATATGA